A genomic region of Bernardetia sp. ABR2-2B contains the following coding sequences:
- a CDS encoding TraR/DksA C4-type zinc finger protein yields MENNQTLRYSSEELKEFEAILNSKLAKSKDELDYLKRSIMREDAAENRTSAGNLEDGASSMEKEQLNQLAARAQKFISDLERALFRIKNGTYGVCKDTGKLISKERLRAVPHTQQSMEAKMNRV; encoded by the coding sequence ATGGAAAATAACCAAACATTACGCTACTCGTCAGAAGAACTCAAAGAATTTGAAGCTATTCTTAATTCAAAACTTGCTAAATCTAAAGACGAGTTAGATTATCTGAAAAGGTCTATTATGCGAGAGGATGCAGCCGAAAACAGAACTAGCGCAGGAAACTTAGAAGATGGAGCAAGTTCAATGGAAAAAGAGCAACTCAATCAATTGGCAGCACGAGCGCAGAAGTTTATATCGGATTTAGAACGTGCGCTTTTCAGAATTAAAAATGGAACATATGGAGTTTGTAAGGATACAGGCAAACTTATCTCAAAAGAACGTTTGCGTGCCGTTCCTCATACACAACAATCAATGGAAGCAAAAATGAACAGAGTTTAA
- a CDS encoding gamma carbonic anhydrase family protein — MNYNDTYFSHPTALVYGNVSIEENSSLWINSVIRAENHSVEIGKYTNIQDFVMIHVGMRTPVRIGDYCSITHRVTIHGATIGDNTLIGIGAIIMDGCQIGDNCIIGSGVCLKERTKIPSNSIVEGAFGEIIRPRNNYIMNKFNAYMYYQNAMAYTNGNHRRWEEEQLKQEGYNKLREYKEEFDSFFSHPKNIKF, encoded by the coding sequence ATGAACTATAATGACACTTATTTTTCACATCCTACGGCTTTAGTTTATGGAAATGTTTCCATTGAGGAAAATAGCTCACTTTGGATAAATTCCGTTATTCGTGCCGAAAATCATAGTGTTGAAATAGGAAAATATACTAATATTCAAGATTTTGTGATGATTCATGTAGGTATGCGAACGCCTGTAAGGATTGGAGATTATTGTTCGATTACCCACAGAGTAACAATTCATGGAGCAACCATTGGAGATAATACACTTATTGGAATAGGTGCAATTATTATGGACGGCTGCCAAATAGGAGACAATTGTATTATTGGTAGTGGTGTTTGTCTGAAAGAAAGAACCAAAATTCCGTCAAATTCTATTGTAGAAGGTGCTTTTGGAGAAATTATTCGTCCACGCAACAATTACATTATGAATAAATTTAATGCGTATATGTATTATCAAAATGCAATGGCTTATACAAATGGAAACCATAGAAGATGGGAAGAAGAGCAGCTAAAACAAGAGGGATATAACAAATTAAGGGAGTATAAAGAAGAGTTTGATAGTTTTTTTTCACATCCAAAAAACATAAAATTTTGA
- a CDS encoding phytanoyl-CoA dioxygenase family protein, translating into MLHSIIIATSYLSLPSCFIHMESIYKEKMAADGCLYLPQFLSDECCNKLIDSYKNTIKYSNEEFLRVKSYKFEKHRFSKFDHVINPLLNVHELPNKTAQFSDLLLEIIEQSELPQTVRKILGENPVLVQTMYFESNKGTERHFDGDLFDSTKKGQVIGCWVALEDVSEEAGSFYYYPKSCFLNDDKEVGLQAKEKYQEYLDCVNKKVANYQENDKAQLYTIYKKGNQLLDESLELAQIKQVTRSYKKGDVVFFNSNLLHGSFRPKFNGKTRHSFSVHFISESQSLVRHAKETIPLNIIKKKNLAIHSN; encoded by the coding sequence ATGCTTCATAGCATAATAATAGCAACTTCCTATCTATCTTTACCTTCTTGTTTTATCCATATGGAATCTATCTACAAAGAAAAAATGGCAGCAGATGGCTGTCTTTATTTACCTCAATTTTTATCAGACGAATGTTGTAACAAACTGATTGACAGTTATAAGAATACTATAAAATATAGCAATGAGGAATTCTTGCGTGTCAAGAGTTATAAATTTGAAAAGCATCGTTTCTCTAAGTTTGACCACGTCATTAATCCTCTCTTAAACGTACACGAACTGCCAAATAAAACAGCTCAATTCTCTGATTTATTACTTGAAATAATTGAACAGTCAGAACTTCCTCAAACAGTAAGAAAAATTTTAGGAGAAAACCCTGTTTTGGTACAAACTATGTATTTTGAAAGTAATAAGGGAACAGAACGTCATTTTGATGGAGATTTATTTGATTCTACTAAAAAGGGGCAAGTTATTGGTTGTTGGGTCGCTTTGGAAGATGTAAGCGAAGAAGCAGGTAGTTTTTATTATTATCCAAAAAGTTGTTTTCTCAATGATGACAAAGAAGTAGGACTACAAGCAAAAGAAAAATATCAAGAATATTTGGATTGTGTAAATAAGAAAGTAGCTAATTATCAAGAAAATGACAAAGCTCAATTATATACCATTTATAAAAAAGGGAATCAATTATTAGATGAGTCCTTAGAGTTAGCCCAAATCAAACAAGTAACACGCAGCTATAAAAAAGGAGATGTTGTTTTCTTTAATTCGAATCTGCTACATGGAAGCTTCCGACCAAAATTTAATGGAAAAACAAGACATTCATTTTCTGTACATTTTATTTCTGAAAGTCAGTCTTTAGTGCGTCATGCAAAAGAAACTATTCCACTCAATATTATCAAAAAGAAAAATTTAGCTATTCACTCAAACTAA
- a CDS encoding serine hydrolase domain-containing protein has protein sequence MKNNNITYFLLTLILLITGCKNDKPTTKESIQEIKDDYSARIDSLILTTSPRKFNGVVFITKNGETKYEKAYGYSDFDKKTPISSNDNFRIQSNSKQITAVLVLKEVEKGNINLESTIKIYLPNLEQTWADTVTVHQLLNMSSGIIDVNEPLLFEAGKGYRYSNPGYGLLGNILEHVTKKEYSELANSLFEELKMTNTYCYQPDGDNKGLVNSYWLESNEVSLVAFDSIGFTKESWKSFIPAGGIISNVSDLNLWDTKLHKGKVLSTDFYNKMTIPTNKGTHAAFDNDTLGYAYGLRVHDQHPIKHLGHGGRGIGFVCIKFYIPENDIDVIVWENIYCLDNDIEPLVVYHFENEIRKIVLSSSLVE, from the coding sequence ATGAAAAATAACAATATCACGTACTTTCTACTAACATTAATTTTACTCATCACAGGCTGCAAGAATGACAAACCTACTACTAAAGAATCAATTCAAGAAATAAAGGACGATTACTCTGCAAGAATCGATAGTCTGATTTTGACTACATCACCACGAAAATTCAATGGCGTTGTGTTTATTACAAAGAATGGAGAAACGAAATACGAAAAGGCGTATGGATATTCTGATTTTGATAAAAAAACACCTATTAGTTCAAACGATAATTTCAGAATTCAATCAAATAGTAAGCAAATTACAGCAGTTCTTGTGTTGAAGGAGGTGGAAAAAGGAAATATAAATTTAGAAAGCACAATCAAAATATATTTACCAAACCTTGAGCAAACTTGGGCTGATACTGTAACTGTACATCAATTACTAAATATGTCTTCTGGAATTATTGATGTCAATGAGCCTCTACTTTTTGAAGCTGGTAAGGGATATAGATACAGCAACCCAGGGTATGGTTTGTTAGGTAATATTCTTGAACATGTTACTAAAAAAGAATATTCCGAACTTGCTAACAGCTTATTTGAAGAATTAAAAATGACAAACACATATTGTTATCAGCCTGATGGAGATAATAAAGGACTAGTCAATAGTTATTGGTTAGAAAGTAATGAGGTAAGTCTTGTTGCTTTTGATAGTATAGGCTTTACCAAAGAAAGTTGGAAAAGTTTTATTCCAGCAGGAGGCATAATTTCAAATGTTTCTGATTTGAACCTGTGGGATACTAAGTTACATAAAGGTAAAGTTTTGAGTACTGATTTCTATAACAAAATGACTATTCCAACTAATAAGGGAACACATGCAGCCTTTGATAACGATACTCTTGGCTATGCTTATGGATTGAGGGTACATGACCAACACCCCATCAAGCATTTAGGACATGGAGGTAGAGGAATAGGGTTTGTTTGTATCAAATTTTATATTCCTGAAAATGATATAGATGTTATTGTTTGGGAAAATATATATTGTCTTGATAATGATATTGAGCCTCTTGTAGTATATCATTTTGAAAATGAGATAAGAAAAATAGTATTGAGCAGTAGTCTTGTAGAGTAA
- a CDS encoding DUF4440 domain-containing protein, producing the protein MRNLFILSIIFLCWNSSQAQTFVGKQKHINQILDNTRKFSEYVMKSDYEGIANCYTSDAKIFPNNTKILTGRDSIISYWALPEGVGTLFHKITQSEIRINGNEAYDYGYYEGKTKYADGRESSWQGKYVIVWRREKGVWKIYLDIWNKVPLKS; encoded by the coding sequence ATGAGAAATTTATTTATTTTATCTATCATATTTTTGTGTTGGAATAGCTCTCAAGCACAAACATTTGTTGGTAAACAAAAACATATCAACCAAATTTTGGATAACACACGTAAATTTTCTGAATACGTAATGAAATCTGATTATGAAGGTATTGCTAATTGTTATACATCAGATGCGAAAATATTCCCTAACAACACCAAAATTCTTACTGGAAGAGATTCTATTATTTCTTACTGGGCTCTGCCAGAGGGAGTTGGAACTTTATTCCACAAAATCACGCAAAGTGAGATTCGCATTAATGGTAATGAAGCCTATGATTATGGATATTATGAAGGCAAAACAAAGTACGCAGATGGAAGAGAATCATCTTGGCAAGGTAAATATGTGATTGTTTGGAGACGAGAAAAAGGAGTGTGGAAAATATATTTAGACATTTGGAATAAAGTACCATTGAAATCATAA
- a CDS encoding serine hydrolase domain-containing protein, with the protein MKHIFLITTICLFISCCKNLDTHSKSEVIKVESITGIVKNGQLAFASRYDTMSRDSDVAVDKNSLYQISSNTKKTTLSDIVNEEAQFFLEDKRFNALSIAVFDNGESYIGHYGEMDKGLGNKPTNKTLYEIASVSKTMTGYLVASAVEEGKLKLDDVIYDILGTRYQNLQYNGEPVRIKHLITHTSGLPLNIRGVSELYQNPSSTSYKEAQKVLTNYSKEDLLLEVQSLKLTQKPGENYGYSNIAPNLIAHILEIVYSKSFEELLKEKLFIPAKMLNTCINLNNEQKALLANGYNENNELMPNFKEPIQLWGAAGRIKSNSEDLLNYIKWQLNENNSIIKRSHEKLFHDVENIWIGYYWEVIDRNVDDYIEHHGGIYGSQNWIIIFPKQNVGVSIITNSSFPEANQLIKETANKIINKINYK; encoded by the coding sequence ATGAAACATATATTTTTAATTACGACGATTTGCCTATTTATATCATGCTGTAAAAACCTTGATACTCATTCAAAAAGTGAAGTCATAAAAGTAGAGTCAATTACTGGTATCGTGAAAAACGGACAATTAGCTTTTGCCAGTAGATATGACACAATGTCAAGAGATTCTGATGTAGCTGTTGATAAGAACTCGTTATATCAAATAAGTTCTAATACTAAAAAAACGACATTATCAGATATTGTCAATGAAGAAGCTCAATTTTTCTTAGAAGACAAAAGGTTCAATGCTTTATCAATAGCAGTTTTTGACAATGGCGAAAGCTATATCGGACACTATGGAGAAATGGATAAAGGTCTGGGTAATAAACCAACAAATAAAACACTTTATGAGATAGCATCAGTATCAAAAACAATGACTGGGTATCTTGTAGCAAGTGCAGTAGAAGAAGGTAAATTGAAATTAGACGACGTTATCTATGACATACTTGGTACTCGGTATCAAAACCTCCAATATAACGGAGAACCTGTTAGGATTAAACATTTAATCACTCATACGAGTGGCTTACCTTTAAATATTAGAGGAGTTTCAGAATTGTATCAGAATCCTAGCTCAACTAGTTACAAAGAAGCTCAAAAAGTATTAACTAACTATTCTAAAGAAGATTTATTATTAGAAGTTCAGTCCTTAAAATTGACTCAAAAACCTGGAGAAAATTATGGGTATTCTAATATTGCACCTAACTTAATCGCCCATATTTTAGAAATTGTTTATAGCAAATCATTTGAAGAACTCTTAAAAGAAAAACTTTTTATTCCTGCAAAAATGCTCAATACTTGTATTAATCTCAATAATGAACAAAAAGCACTTCTTGCTAATGGATATAATGAAAACAATGAGTTGATGCCCAATTTTAAAGAGCCTATACAGCTATGGGGAGCAGCAGGACGAATTAAATCAAATTCTGAAGATTTATTGAATTATATAAAATGGCAACTAAATGAGAACAACTCTATCATAAAAAGGTCGCATGAGAAGTTATTTCACGATGTGGAAAATATTTGGATAGGTTACTATTGGGAGGTTATTGACCGTAATGTAGATGATTACATTGAACACCACGGTGGAATTTATGGAAGTCAAAACTGGATAATAATATTTCCGAAACAGAATGTTGGAGTATCTATTATCACTAATTCCAGTTTTCCTGAGGCAAATCAATTAATCAAGGAAACTGCAAACAAAATTATTAATAAAATTAATTACAAGTAA